A single window of Culicoides brevitarsis isolate CSIRO-B50_1 chromosome 3, AGI_CSIRO_Cbre_v1, whole genome shotgun sequence DNA harbors:
- the LOC134834004 gene encoding NADH dehydrogenase [ubiquinone] 1 alpha subcomplex subunit 13, which yields MRLSDILKAAQRLQDLPPEGGYEKIVYKRVPVKTYFSGRQMFIGYVGITIGALYLFYLNDKKLHCEDIENRSAVNVLYPILLAERDREYLKQLRRNRDEEAELMKNVKGWEVGTWYGEPVYKLLPKDTLVDPHFSDFYAHCERKHLMRRYNLKMWN from the exons ATGAGACTTTCGGATATTTTGAAGGCCGCACAACGGCTTCAGGATTTGCCTCCTGAAGGCGGATACGAGAAAATTGTGTACAAACGCGTGCCAGTCAAGACTTATTTCAGCG GCAGGCAAATGTTCATCGGTTACGTTGGCATCACAATTGGAGCCTTGTACTTGTTTTACTTGAACGACAAGAAGCTTCATTGCGAAGATATCGAAAACAGATCTGCCGTGAATGTCTTGTATCCGATTCTCTTGGCGGAACGCGATCG ggaatACCTCAAGCAACTTCGTCGTAATCGTGATGAGGAAGCTGAACTCATGAAGAACGTCAAAGGATGGGAAGTTGGAACGTGGTACGGTGAACCAGTCTACAAATTATTGCCAAAGGATACCTTGGTTGACCCACATTTCTCTGATTTCTATGCCCATTGCGAGAGGAAGCATCTTATGCGTCGTTACAACTTGAAGATGTGGAATTAA
- the LOC134833883 gene encoding uncharacterized protein LOC134833883, which produces METTFDVSQLSLIIPAFAVSIFAVLVFVFGFKKPNPLPEFDKNINLTESVTKRKKEKHAAATNGDVKKSQPKKSAEPKKKAVVAAAKKVAAPVVEEQKTPKASNKPNFAEMKAQKKQELKEYKESQSDDGWTVVKPKKGAKAEEINVAALVEAAKANLANNADTGKNNKKGGKKEKSNEKEIKNRVNNELKKEENIKAVIEEIHAEVTQPTQNKTKKKARRE; this is translated from the exons ATGGAGACCACATTCGACGTCAGTCAACTCAGTTTAATTATTCCGGCATTTGCCGTATCGATATTTGCCGTTTTGGTGTTCGTATTTGGCTTCAAAAAGCCCAATCCGCTGCCCGAATTCgacaaaaacatcaatttgACAGAATCGGTGACGAAGCGAAAGAAGGAAAAGCATGCCGCTGCCACAAATGGTGACGTCAAAAAGTCGCAACCCAAGAAATCCGCAGAGCCGAAGAAGAAGGCTGTCGTTGCCGCCGCTAAAAAAGTCGCCGCTCCCGTGgttgaagaacaaaaaaccCCCAAGGCTTCCAATAAGCCCAACTTTGCTGAAATGAAGGCGCAAAAGAAGCAAGAACTCAAGGAATACAAGGAAAGTCAATCGGATGATGGTTGGACCGTGGTCAAGCCAAAGAAGGGAGCAAAGGCGGAGGAAATTAACGTCGCTGCTTTGGTAGAAGCTGCAAAAGCAAATCTCGCCAATAATGCTGACACcggcaaaaacaacaaaaagggCGGCAAAAAGGAAAAGAGCAACGAAAAGGAGATTAAAAATCGCGTCAACAACGAGCTGAAGAAGGAAGAGAACATTAAAGCTGTCATCGAGGAGATtcatg ctgaaGTCACTCAACCAACTCagaacaaaacaaagaaaaaggcTCGTCGTGAGTAA